One genomic region from Phycisphaerae bacterium encodes:
- a CDS encoding glycosyltransferase family 4 protein — MKIGVVIERMEAWRGGAETSTLELCRLLRERDHDVHVITATNAQSSPDITIHTINAPSLLASRRPIVFAKRAAAYVRKHGFDIVHAIAPMPEADVYQPRGGLLVETMSRNVFTRPTASRRLLKRALLALNVKQRTMLELERRVFRAGGPLIACVSNYVARQCETYYNVLPPRARVIFNGVCPTLPDDAERARLRAEVRGELGVSDDTLLLLFLAHNFRLKGLYPLIETMSRLQVGGRHNVRLLVVGRDNIVPFQRRIDACGLQQSVTFLGPSQRAAALFCASDVCVHPTYYDPCSRVVLESLYFGVPAITTAFNGASEVIRDGCEGFVIQTPDDTGMWARRITDLMSPALRQRMSESALLLRERIHMRRHVSELEAVFQEIVSQKRSAAALSS, encoded by the coding sequence GTGAAAATCGGCGTGGTCATCGAGCGAATGGAGGCATGGCGTGGCGGCGCGGAGACATCCACGCTGGAGCTTTGCCGATTGCTTCGTGAGCGCGACCATGATGTGCACGTCATTACGGCGACCAATGCGCAGTCGTCGCCTGACATTACGATCCACACGATCAACGCGCCGTCGCTGCTGGCATCCCGCCGGCCGATCGTTTTCGCAAAACGGGCCGCGGCTTATGTGCGTAAACACGGCTTTGACATCGTTCATGCGATCGCACCGATGCCGGAGGCCGACGTGTACCAGCCGCGCGGGGGCCTGCTGGTCGAGACGATGTCCCGGAACGTGTTCACGCGGCCGACGGCTTCGCGCCGTCTGCTGAAGCGCGCCCTGCTGGCGTTGAACGTGAAGCAGCGGACCATGCTCGAACTGGAGCGCCGGGTGTTTCGGGCGGGCGGGCCGTTGATCGCCTGCGTGTCCAACTACGTCGCGCGTCAGTGCGAGACGTATTACAACGTCCTGCCGCCGAGAGCGCGGGTGATATTCAACGGCGTTTGTCCCACCCTGCCCGATGATGCCGAGCGAGCGCGTCTGCGCGCGGAGGTTCGCGGCGAGCTGGGCGTTTCGGATGACACGCTGCTACTGCTCTTCCTTGCCCATAACTTCAGGCTCAAAGGTCTGTATCCGCTGATCGAGACGATGTCGCGGCTGCAGGTGGGGGGGCGGCACAACGTTCGCCTACTGGTCGTGGGACGGGACAACATCGTGCCTTTTCAACGCAGGATCGATGCCTGCGGCTTGCAGCAGTCGGTGACCTTTCTCGGACCGTCGCAGCGGGCGGCCGCACTTTTTTGCGCGAGCGATGTGTGCGTTCATCCGACCTATTACGATCCGTGCAGCCGCGTGGTGCTGGAGTCGCTGTATTTCGGCGTCCCCGCGATCACGACGGCCTTCAACGGCGCGTCGGAGGTGATTCGCGATGGATGCGAGGGATTCGTGATCCAGACGCCGGACGACACCGGGATGTGGGCGCGTCGAATCACCGATCTGATGTCGCCCGCTCTTCGTCAGCGCATGTCGGAGAGTGCGCTGCTGTTGCGGGAGCGCATTCACATGCGTCGGCATGTGTCAGAGTTGGAAGCGGTCTTTCAGGAAATTGTCAGTCAGAAACGATCGGCCGCGGCCCTGTCGTCGTGA